The nucleotide sequence CTCGACTTCGCACCCAAGGCATGAAGCTGCTCATCGACTTCTTTCCCATCCTGCTGTTCTTCGCGGCATTCAAGCTGTGGGACATCTGGGTCGCCACCGGCGTGGCCATCGTCGCGACCATCGCCCAGATCGCCTGGCTGCGCTGGAGCACCGGCAAGGTCGAGCCCATGCAGTGGCTCAGCCTGGGCGTGATCGTGCTGTTCGGCGGCGCCACCCTGCTGGCGCACAACGACACCTTCATCAAGTGGAAGCCCACGGTGCTGTACTGGCTGATGGGCGGCGCGCTGCTGGTGGGCCAGCTGCTGTTCCGCAAGAACCTGCTGAAGTCGCTGATGGGCGCCCAGATGCAGCTGCCCGAGGCCGCCTGGCGGGTCCTGAACTGGAGCTGGATGGCCTTCTTCGCCGCCATGGGCGTGCTGAACCTGTGGGTGGCGTTCAGCTTCGACACCGACACCTGGGTCAACTTCAAGCTGTTCGGCGGCCTGGGCCTGATGGCTCTGTTCGTGGTGGGGCAGGCGCTGTACCTCGGCCGCTACCTGAAGGCCGAGGAATCGCCCCACAAGCCCTGAGGACGCGCGTGGCCGGCACCGGGATCACCGCTCAGGCCCTGCAGCAGCGGCTGCAGGAACTCCTGGCGCCCAGTCACCTCGAAGTCATCGATGAGAGCGCAGCCCATGCGGGCCATGCGGGCGCCGACGGCACGGGTTCCGGCACCCATTTCCGGGTGCGGATCGCTTCCCCGGCCCTGGCCGGCAAGCCCCGCGTGGCGCAGCATCGCCTTGTGTATGATGCGCTGCGAATTTTCATCGACCGTGGCCTGCATGCGCTGGCGATCGAAACCCTCTGATCCTTGCCGATCATCTCCCGCTCCTGACCGTCCCTAGGCAATCCCATGAAAAAGCACCTCCTCACGGCCCTGGCCGCAGCCGCCCTCTGCGCCGCCCTGCCCGCCGCCGCACAGAATGTCGCTATCGTCAACGGCAAGCCGGTGCCCAAGGCGCGCGTCGATGCGCTGTCGGCACAGGTGGCCAAGTCGGGCCGGCCGGTCACGCCGGAGATGAGCAACCAGATCAAGGACGAAGTCATCGCCCGCGAGATCTTCATGCAGGAAGCGCAAAAGCGCGGCCTGGAAGGCAGCGAGGACTTCAAGTCGCAGATGGAACTGGCCCACCAGACGCTGCTGATCCGCGAGCTGTTCGCCGACCAGCAGAAGAAGAACCCGGTGACGGATGCCGAGATCCAGGCCGAGTACGACAAGTTCGTCGCGGCCAACGGGGGCAAGGAGTACCGGGCCCGCCACATCCTGGTGGAAAAGGAAGACGAGGCCAGGAAGATCATCGCCGGCCTCAAGAAGGGCGGCAAGTTCGAGGAGATCGCCAAGAAGCAGTCCAAGGACGCGGGGTCCGGCGCGAACGGCGGCGACCTCGACTGGGCCAACGCCAGCAGCTACGTGCCCGAGTTCGCCGAAGCCATGGTCAAGCTGAACAAGGGCCAGACCACCGAGGCGCCGGTCAAGAGCCAGTTCGGCTGGCACATCATCCGCGTGGACGACGTGCGCCAGGCCCAGCTGCCCAAGCTGGAAGAGGTCAAGCCGCAGATCGCGCAGCAGCTGCAGCAGCAAAAGCTCGCCAAGTTCCAGGACGACCTGCGCACCAAGGCCAAGGTGGAATAAGGCTCAGGCCGGGGCCGAGCTCTCGGCCTGCAGCTCCTGCTGGCGCGAGCGCAGTTGCGATCCCAGTGCGTCCAGGTCAAGGCCGGGCGCCGTCCTGGCCTTGGGGAAAAGCTCGTCGCGCTCCTCCTTGACGTGGTGCTCGATCGCCCGGTTCAGCTCGGCCACCAGCGCATCCATGGCCGCATCGGCGGCGTCCATGGCCTGGATTCGCGCGATCATCTCCTTGGCTTGCTGGTGCTCGGCGCGCGCCTCTTGCAGCAGGTCGCCCGCATCGGGCATGGCGCGTTGCAGCGCCGGATAGAAGATCTCCTCCTCGATCTGCGCATGCACGGTGAGCTCGTCGCAGATCCGCATGGCGATGGCGGCACGGTCGGCACCGGCCGCGCCAGGAGACACGGCGGCGAGCCGGGCGTACTCCACGAACAGGTGTTTGACGGCGATGTGGTCGGCGTCCAGCAGCTCACAGGCGTTCTTGTCGGCCAGGGGTGTCATGGTGGTGTCTCCGTGTCGGGTTGAAGGTTCTTCACAGCAGCGGCGGGTCCATCTCGCGGCCGAAATGCCGGTGCCGGGTCATGCCCTCGATGAAGGCGGCGATCGCCTGGCGCGCGTCGCCCGCCTCGGCGAAGATGAGCCCGGTGCCGCCCTGGGCGTGGCTCTTGTCCATGCTGACCGGCAAGCCGGCTTTGACCATCAGCTGGCGCGACGCACCCAGCGCCAGGATGGTCTTGCAATGGCGGAACTGGTCCCTGATGAACTCCATGGTGTGCCCGTCCTGGGCCAGTGCCGCCACGGCTTCCTGGCCGTCCGGAAGGATCAGGGCGTCGAACAGGAAGCCGGGCTCGTTCTCCAGCGAGGCGTCCGCGTCCAGCGCGTCGCCCGCGCTGGTAGGCATGCGGCCGATCCGGGTGCCGACCAGGCGCGCGATCGCCCCTTGCTCCAGCAGGGCCGCCTGCGCCAGGGCGACCGATTTGCCTTCCACGCCGGGCGCCACCAGCACGGCCACCTTGCGTCCCTTGAGCGAGCCGTCGCCCGGGCGCGCCAGCAGCGACAACGCCGGGGACTTCTGCACCTCGGGCTTGGCAGGGTTGGCCAGAGCCAATGGCTGCGGTTCGGGCAGGGGATCGATGCCCAGCCCCGTAGCGACCTTCCTGGCCAAGGGCTCCGACGCATTGCGCAGCATGGCGACGATGCGCTCGCGGATCGCCGGCACCGTCACCTTGGACAGCTCGAACCGGAACGCGTTGGCGATGTGGTCCTGCTCCACCGGCGTCTGGCTGTCGAAGAACAGCGTGGCCTGTGTGTAGTGGTCGGCGAACTTCTCCGGCTTGCCGCGCACCTTGCCCTGCTCCTCCTGCGCCCGCAGCCGCGCCGGCACGGTCACGAATCCCTGTTCGGCGCCGGCCTGGAACGGGCAGCCGCCCGCCAGCGAGTTCGGCTCGTAGGCCACGCGGCCGCGGTGGATGGCCTGGCGATGCAGGCCGTCGCGCTGGTTGTTGTGCACCGGGGCGACGGGCGAATTGATCGGGATCTCGTGGAAGTTCGGCCCGCCCAGGCGCGTGATCTGGGTATCCACATAGGAATGGATGCGGCCGGCCAGCAGCGGATCGTTGGAGAAGTCGATGCCCGGCACGATGTGCGCCGTGCAGAAGGCCACCTGCTCCGTCTCCGCGAAGAAGTTGTCGGGATTGCGGTTGAGCACCATGCGGCCCACCGGCCTGATGGGTACCAGCTCTTCGGGCACGATCTTGGTGGCGTCCAGGATGTCGAAGCTGAACTGGTCGGCCTGCTCCTCGGTGAAGATCTGCAGGCCCAGCTCGTATTCCGGGTAGGCACCGGCCTCGATGCGCTCCCACAGGTCGCGGCGGTGATAGTCCGGGTCGGCCCCCGAGATCTTGACCGCTTCGTCCCAGACCAGCGAATGGGTGCCGGCCGTGGGCGTCCAGTGGAACTTGCAGAACACCGACTCGCCGGCCTCGTTGACCAGCCGGAAGGTGTGCACGCCGAAGCCCTGCATGGTGGCGTAGCTGCGCGGGATCGCGCGGTCGGACATCACCCACATGAGCATGTGCGTGATCTCGGGCATGAGCGAGGCGAAGTCCCAGAACGTGTCGTGCGCGCTGGCCGCCTGGGGCATCTGGTGGTGCGGCTCGGGTTTCACGGCATGCACCAGGTCGGGGAACTTCATCGCGTCCTGGATGAAGAACACGGGCATGTTGTTGCCCACCAGGTCCCAGTTGCCCTCGTCGGTGTAGAACTTCACCGCGAAACCGCGGACGTCGCGCGCCGTGTCCTTGGAGCCGCGCTCGCCCTGCACGGTGGAAAACCGGACGAATACCGGGGTGGTCTTCCCGGCCTCGCGGAACGGCGCCGCCTTGGTGTACTGCGTGAGTGGTTCGTAGCATTCAAAAAAGCCGTGCGCACCGGAGCCGCGCGCGTGCACGATGCGCTCGGGGATGCGCTCGTGGTCGAAGTGGGTGATCTTCTCGCGCAGGATGAAGTCTTCCAGCAGCGCCGGCCCGCGCACGCCGTACTTCAGCGAGTTCTGGTTGTCCGCGACCGGAACGCCCTGGTTGGTGGTGAGCCGCTGGCCAGACGAATCCACCCGCACCCGGTCCAGCGGTTCGATCGTGGCATTGACACCCTCGGGCGCGACGCTGCCGGTCTTGCCCGAGCCGTTCTCCTCCGACAGCGTGCTGCCGGTCGGCAGGCGCGAAGCCGGCTGTGCCGTGGCGCCCGGCTGCGGCTTCAGGCCATTGGCA is from Ramlibacter tataouinensis TTB310 and encodes:
- a CDS encoding septation protein A, with product MKLLIDFFPILLFFAAFKLWDIWVATGVAIVATIAQIAWLRWSTGKVEPMQWLSLGVIVLFGGATLLAHNDTFIKWKPTVLYWLMGGALLVGQLLFRKNLLKSLMGAQMQLPEAAWRVLNWSWMAFFAAMGVLNLWVAFSFDTDTWVNFKLFGGLGLMALFVVGQALYLGRYLKAEESPHKP
- a CDS encoding hemerythrin domain-containing protein, with product MTPLADKNACELLDADHIAVKHLFVEYARLAAVSPGAAGADRAAIAMRICDELTVHAQIEEEIFYPALQRAMPDAGDLLQEARAEHQQAKEMIARIQAMDAADAAMDALVAELNRAIEHHVKEERDELFPKARTAPGLDLDALGSQLRSRQQELQAESSAPA
- a CDS encoding catalase, coding for MPRSPRNSDKPTAAGDAGAKKRTAAKAAARNTDSGPSRVAAAAGDLAAEKMAQVEALSAAMPHNPTKAAEHGFANGLKPQPGATAQPASRLPTGSTLSEENGSGKTGSVAPEGVNATIEPLDRVRVDSSGQRLTTNQGVPVADNQNSLKYGVRGPALLEDFILREKITHFDHERIPERIVHARGSGAHGFFECYEPLTQYTKAAPFREAGKTTPVFVRFSTVQGERGSKDTARDVRGFAVKFYTDEGNWDLVGNNMPVFFIQDAMKFPDLVHAVKPEPHHQMPQAASAHDTFWDFASLMPEITHMLMWVMSDRAIPRSYATMQGFGVHTFRLVNEAGESVFCKFHWTPTAGTHSLVWDEAVKISGADPDYHRRDLWERIEAGAYPEYELGLQIFTEEQADQFSFDILDATKIVPEELVPIRPVGRMVLNRNPDNFFAETEQVAFCTAHIVPGIDFSNDPLLAGRIHSYVDTQITRLGGPNFHEIPINSPVAPVHNNQRDGLHRQAIHRGRVAYEPNSLAGGCPFQAGAEQGFVTVPARLRAQEEQGKVRGKPEKFADHYTQATLFFDSQTPVEQDHIANAFRFELSKVTVPAIRERIVAMLRNASEPLARKVATGLGIDPLPEPQPLALANPAKPEVQKSPALSLLARPGDGSLKGRKVAVLVAPGVEGKSVALAQAALLEQGAIARLVGTRIGRMPTSAGDALDADASLENEPGFLFDALILPDGQEAVAALAQDGHTMEFIRDQFRHCKTILALGASRQLMVKAGLPVSMDKSHAQGGTGLIFAEAGDARQAIAAFIEGMTRHRHFGREMDPPLL
- a CDS encoding BolA family protein; the encoded protein is MAGTGITAQALQQRLQELLAPSHLEVIDESAAHAGHAGADGTGSGTHFRVRIASPALAGKPRVAQHRLVYDALRIFIDRGLHALAIETL
- a CDS encoding peptidylprolyl isomerase, with amino-acid sequence MKKHLLTALAAAALCAALPAAAQNVAIVNGKPVPKARVDALSAQVAKSGRPVTPEMSNQIKDEVIAREIFMQEAQKRGLEGSEDFKSQMELAHQTLLIRELFADQQKKNPVTDAEIQAEYDKFVAANGGKEYRARHILVEKEDEARKIIAGLKKGGKFEEIAKKQSKDAGSGANGGDLDWANASSYVPEFAEAMVKLNKGQTTEAPVKSQFGWHIIRVDDVRQAQLPKLEEVKPQIAQQLQQQKLAKFQDDLRTKAKVE